One region of Drosophila subobscura isolate 14011-0131.10 chromosome J, UCBerk_Dsub_1.0, whole genome shotgun sequence genomic DNA includes:
- the LOC117893748 gene encoding uncharacterized protein LOC117893748, giving the protein MGFIADRKPRVNKTLISLKFVVFFVISGLTALHVLHATKPLLLGLNFSEYRTISIIAPFVSILGPLIAGPWADRLAARNPNTFGRTLRVLTAVFLLIAALIYSFLFAIPEVSRSDAHQPQVSFGCDSSGAFLFQERCGANASCSQWDQKEGSINLTRCTYSCQNPKHYENMYQVWLAEVPTLAPSTEQSSEFEYDDDATSAVTESLRSKREVVDSVDPDPADSAGIELVSAEAARRSIRQTKTPPKKVYVQPPHLCITQRNSLGQDVVNRCHAYTEDTTSVVMQAVMGSAISQEEKNEDYEGWCQYPLEGFQCHIPEEQVNYMKDLKNGTNCKPMVECLVVNPYHDDSVLSNSECVNTTGSVQDTLVGYTIIRLLGDIFPMAALTLLNTAIVIAVRETSEGRGEVCRQYVWGAIGYVLLFSPLDLFFFQQEPNQDAALVALIIFIVCFVLGAIVLLCASQMPLSPPEWWWHTKTGMLVVPMSAIRRYSPEIVVLTLVSILFGTFWSSIHSFLRWTFSDVDAVCYAGLILVLVLFFNVDKFIEYCGHSNIFIAGLAIYVIRFTALSDAQTQWLTIVMEAIEPAVIGLIWITIILYMRHAMPRKLTATGQAIAVLAFFGLGKGFGALIGLARDEKNPKLEAWQCTYQWLAIVACIVALIYFVIYNLILAPRCTAKPQHSEELISGSASQNLGATSPGNGASNGNGAGNGAGAGAALNGNGNGSYSPLRVYHNERGKKGQFRY; this is encoded by the exons ATGGGTTTCATAGCCGATCGCAAGCCGCGTGTCAACAAGACGTTGATTTCGCTCAAGTTTGTCGTCTTCTTTGTGATCAGCG GTCTGACGGCGTTGCATGTGCTGCATGCCACcaagccgctgctgctcggccTGAACTTCTCCGAGTATCgcaccatcagcatcattGCACCTTTTGTGTCCATTTTGGGTCCATTGATTGCCGGTCCCTGGGCTGATCGTTTGGCTGCACGGAATCCCAATACCTTTGGCCGCACTCTGCGTGTGCTGACGGCCGTCTTTCTGCTGATTGCAGCGCTGATCTACTCCTTCCTGTTTGCCATACCCGAGGTCAGCCGCTCGGATGCCCACCAGCCGCAGGTCAGCTTCGGCTGCGACTCCAGCGGCGCCTTTCTGTTCCAGGAGCGGTGCGGCGCCAATGCCAGCTGCAGCCAGTGGGACCAGAAGGAGGGCAGCATCAATCTGACACGCTGCACCTACAGCTGCCAGAATCCCAAGCACTACGAGAACATGTATCAGGTGTGGCTGGCGGAGGTGCCCACCCTGGCCCCATCCACGGAGCAGAGTTCAGAGTTCGAGTACGACGATGATGCGACCAGTGCCGTCACAGAGAGTCTGCGCTCCAAACGGGAAGTGGTGGACTCTGTGGATCCCGATCCCGCGGACAGTGCGGGCATTGAGTTGGTCAGCGCCGAGGCGGCACGTCGTTCCATTCGACAGACAAAGACGCCACCCAAGAAGGTCTACGTGCAGCCGCCACATTTGTGCATCACGCAGCGCAACTCTCTCGGACAGGATGTGGTCAATCGCTGTCATGCGTACACCGAGGATACGACGAGTGTTGTCATGCAGGCTGTCATGGGTTCGGCAATCAGTCAGGAGGAGAAGAACGAAGACTACGAGGGCTGGTGTCAGTATCCATTGG AGGGCTTCCAGTGCCACATACCCGAGGAGCAGGTCAACTACATGAAGGACTTGAAGAACGGCACCAACTGCAAGCCCATGGTCGAGTGTCTGGTGGTGAATCCCTACCACGATGACAGCGTACTCTCCAACAGTGAATGCGTGAAT ACCACTGGCAGTGTTCAGGATACGCTGGTGGGCTACACCATCATTCGCCTGCTGGGTGACATCTTCCCCATGGCTGCACTCACTCTGCTCAACACTGCCATTGTGATTGCGGTGCGTGAGACGTCCGAGGGACGTGGCGAGGTGTGCCGGCAGTATGTCTGGGGTGCCATTGGCTATGTGCTGCTCTTCTCGCCGCTGGATTTGTTCTTCTTCCAGCAGGAGCCCAATCAGGATGCCGCTCTGGTGGCTTTGATCATATTCATTGTGTGCTTTGTGCTGGGTGCCAttgtgctgctgtgtgcctCGCAAATGCCGCTCAGCCCGCCCGAGTGGTGGTGGCATACGAAGACCGGCATGCTGGTGGTGCCAATGTCTGCCATTCGTCGCTATAGTCCCGAGATTGTGGTGCTCACCCTGGTGTCCATTCTGTTTGGCACTTTCTGGAGCAGCATCCACAGTTTCCTGCGCTGGACCTTCTCCGATGTGGATGCTGTGTGCTATGCCGGCCTGATCCTCGTCCTGGTGCTCTTCTTCAACGTGGACAAGTTCATCGAGTACTGCGGACACTCGAACATATTCATTGCTGGACTGGCCATCTATGTGATTCGTTTTACGGCTCTCAGCGATGCCCAGACCCAGTGGTTGACCATTGTCATGGAGGCCATAGAACCGGCTGTCATTGGCCTGATTTGGATCACGATTATTCTGTATATGCGTCATGCCATGCCCAGAAAACTGACGGCCACTGGACAGGCCATCGCCGTGCTGGCATTCTTCGGATTGG GCAAAGGTTTTGGTGCTCTGATCGGCCTGGCGCGCGATGAGAAGAATCCCAAGCTGGAGGCCTGGCAGTGCACCTACCAATGGCTGGCCATTGTCGCCTGCATCGTGGCGCTGATTTACTTTGTGATCTACAACCTGATACTTGCGCCGCGCTGCACCGCCAAGCCGCAGCACTCCGAGGAGCTTATCTCAGGATCGGCCTCACAGAATCTAGGCGCCACCTCACCCGGCAATGGtgccagcaatggcaatggagcGGGCaatggtgctggtgctggtgccgcactcaatggcaatggaaatggcagctATTCACCACTGCGGGTCTACCACAACGAGAGGGGGAAGAAGGGACAATTTAGGTACTAA